A single Verrucomicrobiia bacterium DNA region contains:
- a CDS encoding DEAD/DEAH box helicase family protein, which produces MTDFISADLAATEIDVRLGASWLPPGDVQDFTNGLLHIPSGVEIGHIHALGTWHISANWEAKGATANTTDWGTDRYTALELIEDALNLKTPTVYDMVDKKPVVNAQSTEAAREKQERIKEQFKEWVWSDDSRRERLCRLYNDTFNHTRVRTFNGDHLTLPGASGAIQLHSHQKAGVWRILQTPNTLLAHVVGAGKTYTMVAAAMESRRLGLSGKPMFVVPNHMLGQFSTELLTLYPGANILAAGKEDFESHKRKKLFSRIATGNWDAVIVTHSGFERIPLSRETQERFFKEQLHELEMIRREHADSSNRRLVKELEKAKKRLEAKLQTLAAEHKKDNTLTFEELGVDRLLVDEAHYFKNLFYVSKMTRIAGLPQTASERAFDMYLKVRHVQSLNGGGGVVFATGTPIANSMAEMFTMQRYLQHDALKKHNLHHFDSWAATFGEPVTAMELSPDGAGYRLNTRFARFINVPELMQMFRQSADVQTAAMLNLPRPKLDGERPTIRNAPATPELKAFVQELAKRAERLKANRVDPSVDNMLKITSEGRKAALDLRLMKPAAKDDPQGKVNQAVENIFLIWQESKPERSAQLVFCDLSTPKDKGFSVYRDAADKLEKLGVPSAEIAFIQDYDSDAAKLSLFRDVRAGKVRVLFGSTQKMGSGTNVQERLIALHHFDAPWRPADVEQREGRILRQGNKNSVIQIFRYVTEGSFDAYMWQTLETKAKFIAQVMSGDMTIRRLEDLDSAALTYAEVKAIASGNPLVIEKAQVDAELIRLTRLRSAHAEEQYRIRSNLRRSHEDAEAFAGRLTNLRQDIALRQDTSGDKFSIELDGQVLDNRGIAGELIVRRAEKIKNRFGDDVRVGRFAGFDLFLRPTFNNNVEMIVRGKNSYAARVTDTAQGTIRSLEANVQGFEERASKLEYDIADATKRAKELETKVGAHFEREERYQELTRRQSEIEEKLDLTKNQAPSQVDADAPEATEQKTSEKQTQAHSPRPKRRAAVRV; this is translated from the coding sequence GTGACGGACTTCATTTCAGCCGACCTCGCGGCCACGGAAATTGATGTTCGCCTTGGCGCGTCCTGGCTGCCGCCAGGGGACGTGCAGGATTTCACGAATGGATTGCTCCACATTCCGTCCGGTGTGGAAATCGGCCACATCCACGCACTCGGCACTTGGCATATCAGCGCGAATTGGGAAGCGAAAGGCGCGACTGCAAACACGACAGATTGGGGAACTGACCGTTATACCGCGCTCGAATTGATTGAAGACGCGCTCAATCTGAAAACGCCTACGGTCTATGACATGGTGGATAAAAAGCCTGTCGTGAACGCGCAGTCAACCGAGGCCGCGCGCGAAAAGCAGGAACGCATCAAAGAACAATTCAAGGAATGGGTCTGGTCGGATGACTCGCGCCGCGAACGGCTTTGCCGCCTCTACAACGACACGTTCAATCACACGCGCGTTCGCACCTTCAACGGCGATCACCTGACGTTGCCGGGCGCAAGCGGAGCGATTCAACTTCACTCGCACCAAAAGGCCGGTGTCTGGCGGATTCTGCAAACGCCGAACACATTGCTCGCCCACGTCGTCGGCGCAGGCAAGACCTACACGATGGTTGCCGCTGCGATGGAATCGCGGCGGCTTGGTCTTTCTGGCAAGCCAATGTTTGTCGTCCCCAATCACATGCTCGGGCAGTTTTCTACCGAGTTGCTGACGTTGTATCCGGGCGCGAATATCCTGGCCGCAGGCAAGGAGGATTTCGAGTCGCACAAACGCAAGAAACTGTTCAGCCGCATCGCGACTGGCAATTGGGATGCCGTCATTGTCACGCACTCCGGTTTTGAACGCATCCCACTTTCACGCGAAACGCAGGAGCGGTTTTTTAAGGAGCAGCTTCACGAACTGGAAATGATCCGCCGGGAACACGCCGACAGTTCTAATCGCCGGTTGGTGAAGGAACTGGAAAAAGCGAAGAAGCGGCTTGAAGCCAAACTTCAAACGCTGGCTGCCGAACACAAAAAGGACAACACGCTGACGTTTGAAGAACTTGGCGTGGACCGGCTGCTCGTGGACGAGGCCCACTACTTCAAAAATCTGTTCTACGTTTCCAAGATGACACGCATCGCGGGGCTTCCGCAGACCGCGAGCGAGCGGGCGTTCGATATGTATTTGAAGGTGCGCCACGTCCAGTCGTTGAACGGCGGGGGCGGCGTTGTGTTCGCCACCGGGACGCCCATCGCCAACAGCATGGCCGAAATGTTCACGATGCAGCGTTATCTCCAGCACGACGCGCTGAAGAAACATAATCTGCATCACTTCGATTCGTGGGCGGCCACTTTCGGCGAGCCGGTGACGGCGATGGAGCTTTCGCCGGACGGCGCGGGCTACCGTCTGAACACGCGCTTTGCGCGTTTCATCAATGTGCCGGAGCTGATGCAGATGTTCCGCCAGTCCGCCGACGTGCAAACCGCTGCAATGCTTAATTTGCCCCGGCCAAAGCTTGATGGCGAAAGGCCAACCATCCGAAATGCGCCAGCAACGCCAGAGTTGAAGGCATTTGTTCAGGAACTTGCCAAGCGCGCGGAGCGCCTGAAAGCCAATCGTGTTGATCCAAGCGTGGACAACATGCTGAAGATTACGTCCGAGGGCAGGAAGGCTGCTTTGGATCTGCGGCTGATGAAGCCAGCCGCGAAGGACGATCCACAGGGCAAAGTCAATCAGGCGGTCGAAAACATTTTCCTCATCTGGCAGGAGTCGAAGCCGGAGCGTTCCGCGCAGCTCGTCTTTTGCGATCTCTCGACGCCGAAGGACAAGGGCTTTTCGGTTTATCGTGACGCGGCGGACAAGCTGGAGAAGCTTGGCGTGCCGAGTGCGGAAATCGCCTTTATTCAAGACTATGACTCCGATGCTGCGAAGTTGTCTCTATTCCGGGACGTTCGGGCGGGCAAGGTGCGTGTCCTTTTCGGCAGCACACAGAAAATGGGTTCGGGAACGAATGTTCAGGAACGCCTCATCGCTTTGCACCATTTCGATGCGCCGTGGCGACCGGCAGACGTGGAGCAGCGCGAGGGACGGATTCTACGGCAGGGAAACAAGAATTCCGTCATCCAGATTTTCCGCTACGTCACGGAGGGGAGCTTTGACGCCTATATGTGGCAGACACTGGAGACGAAGGCGAAGTTCATCGCGCAGGTGATGAGCGGCGACATGACGATCCGCCGCCTTGAAGATTTGGACTCGGCCGCACTGACCTACGCCGAGGTGAAGGCCATTGCTTCCGGTAATCCGCTCGTGATTGAAAAGGCCCAGGTGGACGCGGAATTGATCCGTCTCACGCGGCTGCGTTCCGCCCATGCCGAGGAACAATACCGCATCCGCTCCAATCTCCGTCGCTCGCACGAGGACGCCGAGGCGTTCGCGGGACGGCTCACCAACTTGCGTCAGGACATCGCTCTCCGGCAGGACACGTCGGGCGACAAGTTCAGCATCGAACTCGACGGGCAAGTTCTCGACAACCGGGGGATTGCCGGAGAATTGATTGTTCGTCGTGCCGAGAAGATCAAAAACCGATTCGGCGATGACGTGCGGGTTGGACGCTTTGCGGGTTTCGATTTGTTCCTGCGTCCCACCTTCAACAACAACGTCGAAATGATTGTGCGCGGAAAGAACAGTTATGCCGCACGAGTGACAGACACGGCGCAGGGCACAATTCGTTCACTCGAAGCAAACGTCCAAGGCTTTGAGGAGCGCGCATCCAAACTCGAATACGACATCGCCGACGCCACGAAGCGGGCAAAAGAGCTGGAAACCAAAGTTGGCGCACACTTCGAGCGCGAGGAGCGCTACCAAGAGTTGACCCGCCGCCAAAGTGAGATCGAAGAAAAGCTCGATCTCACCAAGAACCAAGCGCCGAGCCAGGTTGATGCGGATGCTCCCGAGGCGACCGAACAGAAGACTTCCGAGAAACAAACCCAAGCCCATTCGCCCCGGCCCAAGCGCCGCGCGGCAGTCCGCGTATGA
- a CDS encoding tyrosine-type recombinase/integrase: MKRRFILYRRKLGGTFYVEDTQTRKQESLGTKDRAEATSLLNARNESVRQPQLNLQIAKAYLAGTDSGVSTRTWQQALDAIVETKSGSTQDRWKRAAKETALDHIRHRVILETQADHLLACLKAGTVSTNVHLRKLHNFCLSMNWLPWPLIPKRLWPEVRFKERRAITSEEHQRIIEREKNPERRSFYELCWHLGGSQTDIANLKAEDIDWPNQTIAYARQKTGSLAMIHFGPDIEAVLRRLNSTGYLFPYLQSVRSGDRATEFKQRCEGLGIKGVSLHSYRYAWAERAKTCGYPERFAQEALGHNSKAVHRSYSRKAKVRLPSLESYEKQNVEGRIIPLLPPVPNPERNGHSISAAG; the protein is encoded by the coding sequence ATGAAACGTCGTTTCATCCTCTACCGTCGCAAGCTCGGGGGCACATTCTACGTCGAGGACACCCAAACCCGAAAGCAGGAAAGTCTCGGCACGAAGGATCGCGCCGAGGCCACGTCCCTGCTCAACGCTCGTAACGAGTCTGTTCGCCAACCGCAACTGAATCTTCAAATCGCCAAGGCATACTTGGCTGGAACGGATTCAGGCGTCTCGACCCGGACGTGGCAACAAGCACTCGATGCCATTGTCGAAACCAAGAGCGGTTCAACCCAGGATCGCTGGAAACGTGCGGCGAAAGAAACCGCGTTGGACCATATCCGCCATCGAGTGATTCTGGAAACGCAAGCCGATCATCTGCTCGCCTGCCTCAAGGCGGGCACGGTCAGCACGAATGTTCATCTGAGGAAGTTGCACAACTTCTGCCTTTCGATGAACTGGCTGCCGTGGCCGCTCATTCCCAAGCGCCTCTGGCCGGAAGTGCGTTTCAAGGAAAGACGCGCCATCACCAGTGAAGAACATCAGCGCATCATTGAGCGGGAAAAGAACCCGGAGCGGCGAAGCTTCTACGAACTCTGCTGGCATCTCGGCGGTTCTCAAACCGACATCGCCAATCTCAAGGCGGAGGACATTGACTGGCCCAACCAGACCATTGCTTATGCCCGGCAAAAGACCGGCAGCCTCGCAATGATTCACTTCGGGCCGGACATTGAGGCGGTTCTGCGCCGACTCAACTCAACGGGATATTTGTTCCCATATCTGCAATCCGTTCGCTCTGGCGACCGCGCCACGGAATTCAAGCAACGATGCGAAGGATTGGGAATCAAAGGCGTGTCGCTGCATTCTTACCGCTACGCTTGGGCGGAGCGGGCGAAAACGTGCGGCTACCCGGAACGATTTGCACAGGAAGCGCTCGGTCACAACAGCAAGGCTGTGCATCGCTCCTATTCACGAAAGGCCAAGGTGAGGCTGCCCTCGCTGGAAAGCTACGAGAAGCAAAACGTGGAAGGCCGCATCATTCCATTGCTTCCGCCCGTGCCGAATCCCGAAAGAAACGGTCACTCGATTTCAGCGGCTGGTTAA
- a CDS encoding LptF/LptG family permease, producing the protein MKTLPRYLLRQVVATLVMTVLVFTFVMIIGNILKEVLVLLVNGQASLGVILKSIALLVPYAVAYALPMGMLTAVLLVFGRFSADLELTACRASGISLVSLATPILLLSLVLCGLSGWANLKLAPEARRAFKKIVFTFTTEFSAAQIPSGQYLRDIPGYLVYIGNNQNGHLTDVLIYDLGQGTDQQSKSLFAAHGTIQKETEGTNYLWVLNLTDVRGLTFEGDQASPGAAREMRLEFDPTKFERNRERRPMAYASFAELRAELGKTRAHRPLISQQTEPEIRKSLAVSELSLLMEMNRQWAFSFAPFGFALIGIPLGIRVQRRETNIGFALAVVLVLIYYGLILAALALQNHPELHPHLLLWLPNLLFQAVGAILLWRANHGL; encoded by the coding sequence TTGAAAACGCTGCCTCGTTATCTCCTGCGTCAGGTCGTCGCCACGTTGGTGATGACCGTGCTCGTCTTCACGTTCGTGATGATCATTGGCAACATCCTGAAAGAAGTCCTGGTGTTGTTGGTGAACGGTCAAGCCTCGCTGGGCGTCATTCTGAAATCCATCGCGCTGCTCGTGCCTTACGCGGTGGCTTACGCGCTGCCGATGGGCATGTTGACGGCGGTGTTGCTGGTGTTTGGGCGCTTCAGCGCCGACCTGGAATTAACCGCCTGCCGGGCGAGCGGCATCAGCCTGGTTTCTCTCGCGACGCCGATTTTGCTGCTCAGCCTGGTGCTGTGCGGCCTGAGCGGATGGGCCAACTTGAAACTTGCGCCCGAAGCGCGGCGCGCTTTCAAAAAAATCGTTTTCACCTTCACGACGGAATTTTCCGCCGCACAAATCCCTTCCGGTCAGTATCTCAGGGATATTCCGGGCTACCTCGTTTACATCGGCAATAATCAAAATGGCCATCTGACGGATGTGCTGATTTATGACCTGGGGCAGGGGACGGATCAGCAATCGAAGAGTTTGTTTGCCGCGCACGGGACGATCCAAAAGGAAACGGAGGGCACGAATTATCTGTGGGTATTGAACCTGACGGACGTGCGGGGCTTGACCTTCGAGGGCGATCAAGCCAGCCCGGGCGCGGCGCGCGAGATGCGCCTCGAATTTGATCCGACCAAGTTCGAGCGCAACCGGGAGCGGCGTCCCATGGCTTACGCGAGTTTTGCCGAACTGCGCGCGGAACTGGGAAAAACTCGCGCCCACCGACCCTTGATATCTCAACAAACCGAGCCGGAGATTCGCAAATCACTGGCGGTTTCGGAGCTGAGTTTACTTATGGAAATGAATCGGCAATGGGCGTTTTCCTTCGCGCCGTTCGGGTTCGCCCTGATCGGCATTCCGCTGGGCATTCGCGTGCAACGGCGTGAAACCAACATCGGCTTCGCCCTCGCCGTGGTGTTGGTGCTGATTTACTACGGTCTGATCCTCGCCGCCTTGGCGCTGCAAAATCATCCGGAGCTGCATCCGCACCTGTTGCTTTGGTTGCCGAATCTGCTCTTTCAGGCCGTGGGCGCAATTTTACTGTGGCGCGCCAATCACGGACTGTGA
- a CDS encoding AAA family ATPase, whose amino-acid sequence MKSVTASEAVQWAEEHLFDRNSVVLECQVWQEALGRARGEGFSVSELKEFTGKRGYIRDEERPGAVTLREVLLREWEIVQTAKEGVGDAWPLVANPRPADPKLDDEQREALDALLSSINTVSVFRGGAGTGKSFVLHELVEQLRESGRRVVVLAPQRQQVVEMEKAGFPSPSTVANFILKRELAERAVVVVDEAGQIGGRQMLELMRLVRERNARLILSGDTRQHGAVEASDALLAIERHSGVRPVELHKIRRQDPALGKDADERIRIKDYRNAVESAAAGKLSESFERLDKMGAVVACGLGDQADKLAKEYLRLAEQEASAVVVSQTWSEVHRVNTRVRDALKDKGLLGANDTIVQVLDKLDLTNAQKRDERFYPPDAVVVFNQKVREAEPGAKGKLAGILKSSVLVEVGGRFITVSNKVLDHVTVYLPREISVAQGDRLHLKANRKLASGGRVTNGELVTVKLVRPDGAVELTDGRVLDKTFREFLPGYAVTSYGSQGKTVDYVLFSDSTVKAATNAQQWYVTISRGRRGIRIFTPDKEQLRENVTRSGHRPLAMELVAGLVPRRGVRLWDRLHVHLLRFGRRAADTFCRLKLARRHHHQPTQKHEHKNTRMLVERPERSRRQNRTVG is encoded by the coding sequence ATGAAGTCCGTCACCGCAAGCGAGGCCGTCCAATGGGCGGAGGAGCACTTGTTCGACCGCAATTCGGTCGTGCTCGAATGTCAGGTGTGGCAGGAAGCGTTGGGGCGGGCGCGCGGCGAAGGTTTTTCAGTTTCCGAACTCAAAGAGTTCACAGGGAAGCGCGGTTACATACGGGATGAGGAACGTCCCGGCGCGGTCACTTTGCGCGAAGTTCTGCTCCGCGAATGGGAAATCGTTCAGACCGCGAAAGAAGGCGTGGGTGATGCCTGGCCGCTGGTTGCGAATCCGCGTCCGGCAGATCCCAAACTCGACGACGAACAACGAGAGGCACTCGATGCTTTGCTCTCCTCCATTAACACCGTGTCTGTGTTTCGCGGCGGCGCGGGCACGGGCAAAAGTTTTGTCCTGCACGAGCTGGTCGAACAACTTCGGGAGTCTGGTCGGCGTGTGGTTGTTCTCGCCCCGCAGCGTCAGCAAGTCGTGGAAATGGAGAAGGCAGGATTTCCGTCACCCTCTACGGTCGCGAATTTTATCCTCAAGCGCGAACTGGCTGAACGCGCGGTCGTTGTCGTGGACGAAGCGGGGCAAATCGGCGGGCGGCAAATGCTCGAATTGATGCGGCTGGTCCGCGAGCGGAATGCCCGGCTGATTCTGTCGGGCGACACGCGGCAGCACGGAGCTGTTGAGGCTTCGGACGCATTGCTGGCAATCGAGCGGCACTCCGGCGTCAGGCCAGTCGAGTTGCACAAGATTCGGCGGCAAGACCCGGCGCTTGGCAAAGACGCCGATGAGCGCATACGCATCAAGGATTATCGGAACGCAGTCGAATCAGCGGCGGCGGGCAAGTTGAGCGAATCGTTTGAACGCCTCGACAAGATGGGTGCGGTGGTGGCGTGCGGCTTGGGAGATCAAGCTGACAAGCTGGCGAAAGAATATCTCCGGCTCGCGGAACAAGAGGCTTCGGCGGTGGTCGTCTCGCAAACATGGAGTGAAGTGCATCGCGTCAACACGCGCGTCCGCGATGCACTCAAAGACAAAGGATTGCTCGGCGCAAACGACACGATCGTTCAAGTGCTGGACAAGCTCGACTTGACGAACGCGCAGAAACGCGACGAACGGTTTTACCCGCCTGATGCCGTCGTCGTCTTCAATCAGAAAGTGCGCGAAGCTGAACCGGGTGCGAAAGGAAAGCTGGCGGGCATTTTGAAATCGAGCGTGCTCGTCGAAGTTGGCGGAAGATTCATCACCGTTTCAAACAAAGTCCTGGATCACGTTACGGTTTATCTCCCGCGTGAAATCTCGGTTGCACAAGGCGACCGGCTTCATCTCAAAGCGAATCGCAAGCTGGCTTCAGGTGGTCGCGTCACGAATGGCGAACTTGTCACCGTGAAGTTGGTTCGTCCCGATGGCGCAGTTGAACTCACCGATGGCCGCGTCCTGGACAAAACTTTCCGCGAGTTTCTGCCGGGCTACGCCGTCACGTCCTACGGCTCGCAAGGCAAGACGGTGGATTACGTCCTGTTCTCCGACTCGACCGTCAAGGCCGCGACGAACGCGCAGCAATGGTATGTGACCATTTCGCGCGGGCGGCGTGGCATCCGAATCTTCACGCCGGACAAAGAGCAATTGCGCGAGAATGTGACGCGCTCCGGCCACAGGCCGCTGGCGATGGAGTTGGTGGCCGGTCTTGTCCCGCGCCGTGGCGTCCGCCTTTGGGATCGCTTGCACGTCCATCTCCTCCGATTTGGACGACGCGCCGCCGACACTTTTTGCCGGTTGAAACTGGCGCGTCGTCATCACCATCAACCCACGCAAAAGCATGAACACAAAAACACCCGAATGTTGGTCGAGCGACCCGAACGCTCACGGCGTCAAAATCGAACTGTCGGCTGA
- the rpoN gene encoding RNA polymerase factor sigma-54 — protein sequence MAQGLHLSQRLTQSLVLAPQLQQSLALLQAPTLELKALVEAELQQNPVLEEIDTGGDTDMADREAESESTGEAGDASETSEAGESGDSVDDFQAEFDRLVQLDQDWRDHFAQTNVPTRTSAEDEEKRQFMFDSLVASTTLAESLLEQVRDTDLTPADLQVAEIIIGNIDDYGYLKASIEEVAAIANVTGEKILEVLKVIQTFEPAGVGARDLRECLLLQLAHTRQQDSLEYRIVRDHMDALGKRRVPEIARGTGSTIEEVQEAMAAIAQLEPRPGRAFLSQADHFVLPEVFVKRSGGDFVVTTNNEHIPHLRISNVYKDLMSQSANSAEVKNYIREKIRAGKFLIKSLHQRQSTIGNIAREIVKRQREFMEKGVAFLKPLTMVQVAEVVGVHETTVSRAVSGKYMETPQGVFEMKYFFTAGLQTDSGANVSNTSVKDMIAEIFKSEDTGKPLSDQEVVKMLKDKGIVIARRTVAKYRMELNILPSNLRKVY from the coding sequence ATGGCGCAAGGCTTACATTTGTCGCAACGATTGACGCAGTCGTTGGTTTTGGCCCCCCAACTCCAGCAATCGCTGGCGTTGTTGCAAGCGCCGACCCTCGAACTCAAAGCCTTGGTGGAGGCGGAGCTGCAGCAAAATCCCGTGCTGGAGGAAATTGACACCGGCGGCGATACCGACATGGCGGATCGAGAAGCGGAGAGCGAGAGCACTGGCGAGGCGGGCGACGCATCCGAAACTTCCGAAGCGGGGGAAAGCGGCGACAGCGTGGACGATTTTCAGGCGGAATTTGATCGCCTGGTGCAGTTGGATCAGGATTGGCGCGACCATTTCGCGCAAACCAACGTCCCGACGCGCACCTCGGCCGAGGACGAGGAAAAACGGCAGTTCATGTTCGATTCACTCGTTGCCTCGACCACGCTGGCGGAAAGTTTGTTGGAACAGGTGCGCGATACGGACCTGACTCCGGCGGACCTCCAGGTGGCGGAGATTATCATCGGCAACATTGATGACTACGGCTATCTCAAAGCCTCGATCGAAGAAGTCGCCGCCATTGCCAATGTAACCGGGGAGAAAATTCTCGAAGTCCTCAAGGTCATTCAAACGTTTGAACCCGCCGGTGTCGGCGCGCGGGATTTGCGGGAATGTCTCTTGTTGCAACTGGCCCACACCCGCCAACAGGACTCGCTGGAATACCGCATCGTTCGCGACCACATGGACGCCTTGGGCAAGCGGCGCGTCCCTGAAATCGCCCGCGGCACCGGCTCAACTATTGAGGAGGTGCAGGAGGCCATGGCCGCAATCGCGCAACTCGAACCGCGTCCGGGGCGTGCGTTTCTCTCCCAGGCCGACCATTTTGTATTGCCCGAAGTGTTCGTGAAACGCAGCGGCGGCGATTTTGTGGTCACCACGAACAACGAACACATTCCACATTTACGCATCAGTAATGTTTACAAGGACCTGATGAGTCAAAGCGCCAACAGCGCCGAAGTGAAGAATTACATCCGCGAGAAAATCCGCGCGGGCAAGTTTTTGATCAAGAGCCTGCACCAAAGACAAAGCACCATCGGCAACATCGCGCGCGAGATCGTCAAACGACAGCGCGAGTTCATGGAGAAAGGCGTCGCGTTTTTGAAGCCGCTGACGATGGTGCAGGTGGCGGAAGTGGTGGGTGTGCATGAAACCACCGTGAGCCGCGCCGTGTCCGGCAAATACATGGAAACGCCGCAGGGCGTTTTCGAAATGAAGTATTTCTTCACCGCCGGTCTGCAGACGGATTCCGGCGCGAACGTGTCCAACACCAGCGTCAAGGACATGATTGCGGAGATTTTCAAATCCGAGGACACCGGCAAACCCCTGTCCGATCAAGAGGTGGTCAAAATGCTCAAGGACAAGGGAATTGTGATCGCGCGCCGCACGGTGGCGAAATACCGCATGGAATTGAACATCCTGCCTTCCAACTTGCGGAAGGTGTACTAA
- the purN gene encoding phosphoribosylglycinamide formyltransferase, protein MNAVTPFRLGVLGSGRGSNFVAIADAIAAGKIPAEIGLVLSDVETAGILTEARSRQLRARYIAPGKFRTKLEEGVEQTYVAALREARVDLIVLAGFMRVLKETFLRAFAGRIVNIHPSLLPAFPGLAAWQQALDYGVKVTGCTVHFVDAGVDSGAIIGQQPVPVLDTDTAASLHARIHTAEHELYPRCIALLARNEITLAGRRAGRRAAAD, encoded by the coding sequence ATGAACGCAGTAACCCCATTCCGATTGGGCGTCCTCGGCTCGGGACGCGGGTCGAACTTTGTCGCCATCGCGGACGCGATTGCGGCTGGCAAAATTCCGGCGGAGATTGGTCTGGTACTGAGCGATGTCGAGACGGCGGGAATTTTAACGGAAGCCCGATCCCGCCAACTTCGGGCCCGCTACATTGCGCCGGGAAAATTCCGTACCAAATTGGAAGAAGGCGTCGAGCAAACCTACGTCGCAGCGTTGCGGGAAGCGCGAGTGGATTTAATCGTGCTGGCCGGTTTCATGCGGGTGCTCAAGGAAACTTTTCTGCGCGCCTTCGCCGGACGCATTGTGAACATTCATCCGTCGCTGCTGCCTGCGTTTCCGGGTTTGGCCGCGTGGCAACAAGCGCTCGATTACGGAGTGAAAGTCACCGGTTGCACCGTTCACTTTGTGGATGCCGGAGTGGACTCGGGCGCGATCATTGGTCAGCAACCCGTGCCGGTATTGGACACGGATACCGCGGCTTCGTTGCACGCCCGCATTCATACGGCGGAACACGAACTATACCCACGCTGCATTGCGTTGCTGGCTCGCAATGAAATCACCCTCGCGGGTCGTCGGGCCGGACGTCGGGCGGCAGCGGATTGA
- a CDS encoding SET domain-containing protein-lysine N-methyltransferase, with translation MASGSSNHAHHSIPIEQGNQFLEVRQSRIHGTGGYARQDIPAGTRIIEYVGNYISKAESERRCEADNAYIFTIDDEKDLDGNVTWNPARFINHSCAPNCEAEWDEGRIFINTLRAITTGEELTFNYGYDLEDFQNHVCRCGAPTCPGYILAEEYWAEARHLLAQQTAAHPALVTNPVA, from the coding sequence ATGGCATCCGGGTCATCCAACCACGCCCATCATTCTATTCCGATCGAGCAGGGAAACCAATTCCTTGAAGTTCGCCAGTCGCGCATCCACGGCACGGGCGGCTACGCACGACAGGACATCCCCGCCGGGACGCGCATCATCGAATACGTGGGCAACTATATCAGCAAGGCTGAATCAGAACGACGTTGCGAAGCTGATAACGCCTACATTTTCACCATTGATGACGAGAAGGACTTGGACGGCAACGTCACTTGGAATCCAGCCCGATTCATCAACCACAGTTGCGCACCAAATTGCGAAGCGGAATGGGACGAAGGGCGGATTTTTATCAACACCCTGCGCGCGATCACCACGGGTGAGGAGTTGACTTTCAATTACGGTTACGACCTGGAAGATTTTCAAAATCACGTTTGCCGCTGCGGCGCGCCAACATGTCCAGGTTATATCCTGGCCGAAGAATACTGGGCGGAAGCGCGCCATCTTCTCGCGCAACAAACTGCGGCGCATCCAGCTCTCGTCACCAACCCGGTCGCATGA
- a CDS encoding RluA family pseudouridine synthase — protein sequence MAKPDFIELPGEPPIPILYEDRSVLVIDKPRHWMLVPFSWQRTNRNLQAALVSSIAAGDFWARARSLKFLRYVHRLDAETTGLLMFAKSQGAVDALASLFENRRIEKTYLAVVAGAPVQTEWTCYKKLGPDPRHVGRQRVDERHGKTAETHFRVLQTVASPQLRQAAGAETRPGKFSLSKNPRPHQSSVSKQTLVEARPVTGRTHQIRIHLAAAGTPCVGDQLYGRPRTGAELGLRAIRLAYRDPFTRRQVEIAAPFQEFCREYGFDIPAS from the coding sequence GTGGCCAAGCCAGATTTCATCGAACTACCCGGAGAACCGCCCATCCCGATTCTATACGAAGACCGTTCCGTCCTGGTCATTGATAAGCCGCGGCATTGGATGCTGGTGCCGTTTTCCTGGCAACGCACCAATCGCAATTTGCAAGCAGCTCTCGTTTCTTCTATCGCGGCGGGAGATTTTTGGGCGCGCGCCCGCAGCTTGAAATTTCTGCGTTACGTGCATCGGCTGGATGCCGAGACGACCGGCCTCTTGATGTTCGCCAAAAGTCAGGGGGCGGTGGACGCTCTGGCGAGCCTTTTTGAAAATCGCCGTATCGAGAAAACCTATCTCGCGGTGGTGGCCGGAGCGCCGGTTCAAACTGAATGGACGTGCTACAAAAAACTCGGCCCGGACCCTAGACACGTTGGTCGTCAGCGCGTGGATGAACGACACGGCAAAACCGCCGAAACTCATTTTCGAGTGTTGCAAACTGTCGCGTCGCCTCAATTACGCCAGGCCGCTGGCGCTGAAACCCGTCCCGGCAAATTCTCACTCTCGAAAAATCCAAGACCGCACCAATCATCTGTGTCGAAGCAAACCTTGGTCGAGGCCCGCCCTGTCACCGGTCGCACGCATCAGATCCGGATTCATCTGGCGGCGGCGGGCACGCCGTGTGTTGGAGACCAACTTTACGGACGACCTCGAACCGGCGCGGAATTGGGATTACGCGCCATTCGTCTCGCCTATCGGGATCCCTTTACGCGCCGACAGGTCGAGATCGCCGCGCCGTTTCAGGAGTTTTGCCGGGAATACGGATTCGACATTCCCGCGTCTTGA